ATCCGGTTGGTTGAGATTGGATAATTGGCTGGTTACTTGTTCGACATAACGGCGTAAAATAGGAGATAAATAAGCATCGACAACCGCAGTATCTCCCCGCGAAACTAATTTCATCAGCGGGCTGACTTCGTGAGATACTGAAATTTGAGTAAAACCAATTTCTCTGGCTATTTGAGCGACTTGTTTTTCGTGTTTCGAGTAGCGGTAGCCGTGCATAAAGACGATCGCACAACTGCGAATTCCCTCATGGTAGGCTTGCTGCAAAGCCGGGATAAAATCGGGATTGACAGCAGTTAACTCTTCACCTTGGGCGCTGTAACGTTCTGCAACTTCAATAACGCGATCGTACAACATCTGGGGCAGCACAATGTGACGGGCGAAAATATTCGGGCGGTTTTGATAGCCAATTCTCAGCGCATCGCCGAAACCTTTGGTAATTAGTAGAATAGTGCGATCGCCCTTACGTTCCAGTAAAGCATTTGTCGCCACCGTCGTACCCATTTTAATCGCTGCGATGTCGCCCGCTGGTATCGATTCCCCCGCCCCAATCCCCAAAATATCGCGGATTCCTTGCACTGCTGCGTCGCTGTAGCGATCGGGGTTTTCCGACAGCAGCTTGTGAATAACTAGCTTACCGTCTGGCTTCTGGGCAACTATATCAGTAAAAGTACCACCGCGATCGATCCAGAATTGCCAGGAAGTGCGATCGGGAAAATCAGCATTCATATCTTTATTCCTCATTTTCTTCTTTCTTCGCGGTTATTTAAATAAATCAAATATAATCTACCAAAATATCAATAATCAAAAATACCATTTTTCAAAACAACGCTGTCAACTGTCAACTGTCAACTGTCAACTATCTAATATATTTAATCGCCTCAACCAAGCCCCCACAAACACCCGCCAGAAAATCCAAATCTAAAGTCTCAATCTTATCACTCGGTTTATGATAATGAGGATTCCGCATATTAGCAGTATCCGTCACCATAATCGCCGGATAACCATTATCCCAAAAAGGAACATGATCGCTGCGGCGAGTATCCGGGACAATTAAACCTCGATTCGGCACGGGCAACCACTCGCAAGGTTGACCGACTTTGCGGATATTTCGGCTCAAAGCAATCATATCGCGCACAGTCCGCAAGTTCCCAACTAAAGCAATAAAATTGCCAGTATTTGGATAAAAATATTTCAGTCCCGTCGGATAGCTTTGGGAGTTGGGAGTGCGATCGCAATAACCCAACATTTCCAAAGATATCATCAACCGAATTGACTGTTGTTGTTGCTTGTATTTAGCAGCATGATGGCTGCTTCCAAAATAACCAGCTTCTTCCATATCGAAGGCAACTAACTGTACTGGATATTTTAGCGGTTGAAGTGCGATCGCCCTTGCGAGTTCCAGCAACACAGCAACACCCGTAGCATTATCATCCGCCCCAGGCGTCCCCGGCACAGTATCGTAATGAGCGCCTATTATAATCGCCGGCAACCCCTGCTTACTTACCTTTTTGGAGGGGAGTAGATTCTCTTGCTTCCCCCCCTTACCAAGGGGGGGATTGAGGGGGGGTAAGTCCAAGATGAAATTGTGATGAATTCGCCCGCGCACTGTAAAATCATCGATTTCTACAGTGCCCCACTGTCCCAACTCTTCGCGAATGTATTGCTGGACATAGAAATGTCCTGCGGATGCCATGTAAGGATTGCGATCGCGTACAATTTGGATGAGGTGGCTGTGGAGGCGTTCTTTGAGATTCATGCGATCGCAGATACAATGACTACACTAAGATTATATTCTCTTTTATTTTTTAAATTATCGGAAAACCAGCAAAATGCCCTACAGCGATTTCACCTTAGAAAGAGTCAAACGAACCTTTGAGTTGACAACTGCCGAAACCGTCGATCTATTCGGAGATATACCAGAATTAGCAAGCAGCGCATTGTTAACCGAGATTCTCCGCTACAATGTACCTTTAGCCCTTGCCAGCAACAGTGAAAAAGCGCGATCGGAAATGATTATTTCCCCAATTTTAATCGATTTGAGAAGACAGCTAAAAGAACGGATTAATTTATTTTCGGGAGTCGAGTTTGACGTTGATAGCGCCAGGGGATTAAATGGCATTTGTGACTTCATTATTAGCGATTCACCCGAAATACTATTTGTTAGTGCTCCGATAATTACCTTGGTGGAAGCTAAAAAGGAAAATATTAATGCTGGGTTAGGACAGTGCGTGGCGGAAATGTTAGCCGCAAGGATATTTAATGAACGTACAGGTAATGAAATTTTAGCAATTTATGGGGCGGTGACAACGGGGAGTATTTGGAAATTTATCAAATTAGAAGGAAGTGTCATTTATATCGATTTGACTGAATATTATCTCAAAGATGTCGATAAGATTCTGGGAATCTTAGCAAGTGGAATTATTTCGCAGGGAATTGACTTTCGGGGAAATTAGGAAGATAATTATGAATGGGTAGATATTGCGATCGCCTTTTAGCATTTAGGGTAACATAAAATATACAGATACAAAACTTAGGAGATTAGTATGCAAGCATACAAACTTAGAGGTAAAATCGATGCAACTGGCAACTTGGTAGTTTTGGAAGCCGTGGATATGCCGCCCGGAGATGTGGAAATCGTCGTTTGGCGAGTGGCTGATGCGGTTACACTAGCTAGCGAGTCGGAAAGTGCGATACCTGAGACACCTCAGACGAAGTTTAAAACGAAGGTGAAAGCATTTCAAGGTTTGTTTGAGAATACTCAGCCTGTCCCGCCTGACTTCGATGCAGAGGAAGCTAGATGGGAAGCTTTGAAGGAGAAACACAATCTATGAAAATCTTGCTAGATATAGCAGTTGACAGTTGACAGTTGACAGTTGACAGTTGACAGTTGCATAACGGGAATCAAACCATTGATGCAGTACGGGTATCGGCTCTATTCATGAAGTTATTTATGTCCTCACCGATGTGGCGGTTGCTATACCAAAATTATCTTAGATATCGCCCTTGAACGACAGCAATTTTTTGGCGAAAGCGAACAAGTTTTATCTTTTGTTAAACAATGATTTGTACAGGTATGTAGGGGTAGTGCCCCCGTGCCTACTCCGGATTGGGGCAACCACGGGGGGATTGCCCCTACAAGAATTACACAACAGACTATCGTTAGCCAAACTATCCCGAATCAATATCAACACACCTGAATAATGAATCAGGACTTCCGCGCAAGTCGTCAGAAACCGGGTTTTTTGCGAGAATACCTCGTCACAGCACAAAAATTCCCAAAAACCCGGTTTCTTTGGCTGCGATGGATAAATCCTCATATAATATAAATTA
The nucleotide sequence above comes from Microcoleus sp. bin38.metabat.b11b12b14.051. Encoded proteins:
- a CDS encoding M28 family peptidase; amino-acid sequence: MNLKERLHSHLIQIVRDRNPYMASAGHFYVQQYIREELGQWGTVEIDDFTVRGRIHHNFILDLPPLNPPLGKGGKQENLLPSKKVSKQGLPAIIIGAHYDTVPGTPGADDNATGVAVLLELARAIALQPLKYPVQLVAFDMEEAGYFGSSHHAAKYKQQQQSIRLMISLEMLGYCDRTPNSQSYPTGLKYFYPNTGNFIALVGNLRTVRDMIALSRNIRKVGQPCEWLPVPNRGLIVPDTRRSDHVPFWDNGYPAIMVTDTANMRNPHYHKPSDKIETLDLDFLAGVCGGLVEAIKYIR